In the genome of Quercus robur chromosome 3, dhQueRobu3.1, whole genome shotgun sequence, one region contains:
- the LOC126717274 gene encoding phytyl ester synthase 1, chloroplastic-like isoform X1, giving the protein MASVIGFRVLPFFVSNSENKYGSRVQVRSLGDADAKLLSSDSVVVNGTSIGGERGKGGTSIDQGNGHLRSKVEEKRRVKDEALETLKPLWNDGYGTETVRDFFDMAKDIVKHDGGPPRWFCPISCGRPLKDSPILLFLPGMDGTGLGLVLHHKALGKAFEVWCLHIPVHDRTPFEGLVKLVEETVRFEHSLSPHKPIYLVGDSFGGCLALAVASRNPAIDLVLILSNPATSFGRSQLQPLFPILEAMPDGLHSAVPYLLSSIMGDPVKMAAVNIESSFPPGQRFERLSRSLTGLLPYLSGFDDIIPRDTLLWKLKLLKSAAAYANSRLHAVKAEVLVLASGKDNMLPSRDEAERLKNSLQDCIVRHFKDNGHTLLLEDGIGLMTVIKGTCKFRRSRRHSYASDFLPPSMTELNYVCDQIIGLLRLASGSILFSTLEDGKIVKGLSGVPNEGPVILVGYHMLMGVELSSLAEGFLREKNIMVRGLAHPMLFSRTAESSSSDFSLSDWMRVFGAVPVTPSNIFKLLSTKSHVLLYPGGSREALHYKGEEYKLFWPDQQEFVRMAARFGATIVPFGVVGEDDVAELVLDYNDLMKIPVVNDLVKDANEKAIRVRDEASGEVASQKFFIPLLMPKIPGRFYYLFGKPIKTKGREDILKDKQVANQLYLQVKSEVERQMSFLIKKRQEDPYRSIVDRTLYKAIYAPSHEVPAFEP; this is encoded by the exons ATGGCATCAGTTATAGGTTTCAGGGTATTGCCCTTTTTTGTGTCAAATTCTGAGAATAAGTATGGGAGTAGAGTGCAAGTGAGGAGTTTAGGTGATGCTGATGCTAAATTGTTATCCTCAGACTCAGTTGTGGTGAATGGAACTTCTATAGGTGGGGAGAGAGGGAAAGGTGGGACTTCAATtgaccaaggaaatgggcaTTTAAGGTCTAAAGTTGAGGAGAAGAGGAGAGTAAAGGATGAAGCTTTGGAAACTTTGAAGCCTTTGTGGAATGATGGATATGGGACTGAGACTGTCAGAGATTTCTTTGATATGGCCAAAGACATTGTTAAGCATGATGGCGGGCCCCCACGGTGGTTTTGCCCCATTTCTTGCGGACGCCCTTTGAAGGATTCTCCAATTCTTCTCTTTTTGCCAG GGATGGATGGTACTGGTTTGGGACTTGTTCTGCACCATAAAGCTCTTGGGAA GGCTTTTGAGGTCTGGTGCCTTCATATCCCTGTTCATGATCGTACACCATTTGAAG GGCTGGTAAAACTTGTAGAAGAAACTGTCAGGTTTGAGCATTCTTTATCTCCACATAAGCCAATTTATTTGGTTGGGGATTCCTTTGGAGGATGCCTAGCACTTGCTGTTGCTTCTCGTAATCCTGCCATTGACCTAGTTCTGATATTATCAAATCCAG CAACATCATTTGGCAGGTCTCAGCTGCAACCATTGTTTCCTATCTTGGAGGCTATGCCTGATGGACTCCATAGCGCAGTTCCCTATCTTCTTAGCTCTATCATGG GTGATCCAGTGAAGATGGCTGCAGTCAATATTGAAAGCAGTTTTCCTCCTGGGCAAAGATTTGAAAGGCTGTCTCGCAGCCTCACTGGGTTGTTACCATATCTTTCT GGTTTTGATGATATTATACCAAGGGACACTCTTCTTTGGAAGCTGAAGCTGCTTAAATCAGCTGCTGCTTATGCCAATTCCCGTCTCCATGCTGTTAAAGCTGAAGTTCTTGTCTTGGCTAG TGGCAAGGATAACATGCTTCCTAGTAGAGATGAAGCCGAACGACTTAAGAACTCATTACAAGATTGTATTGTTCGTCACTTCAAGGACAATGGGCATACCCTTTTATtg GAAGATGGAATTGGTTTGATGACGGTTATTAAGGGTACTTGCAAATTTCGTCGTTCAAGGAGGCATTCTTATGCCTCTGATTTTCTTCCTCCTAGTATGACAGAACTCAACTATGTCTGTGATCAAATAATCGG GTTGCTTCGCTTGGCTTCTGGTTCAATACTGTTCTCAACTTTGGAAGATGGAAagatagtgaagggtctttccGGGGTTCCAAATGAAGGTCCTGTGATATTAGTTGGTTATCACATGTTGATGGGAGTTGAACTCTCTTCACTTGCTGAAGGATTCTTAAGGGAAAAGAACATTATGGTTCGTGGCTTAGCACATCCCATGTTGTTTTCGAGGACAGCCGAGAGTTCatcttctgatttttctttaagtgATTGGATGAGAGTGTTTGGCGCAGTGCCTGTTACCCCaagcaatattttcaaattgctttcAACAAAATCACATGTGCTTCTTTATCCTGGTGGTTCACGTGAGGCTCTGCATTACAAG GGAGAagaatacaaattattttggcCTGATCAGCAGGAATTTGTGAGGATGGCAGCACGGTTTGGGGCCACCATTGTACCATTTGGAGTTGTGGGTGAAGATGATGTAGCAGAA TTGGTCCTTGATTACAACGACCTAATGAAAATCCCGGTGGTTAATGATCTTGTGAAAGATGCCAATGAAAAAGCAATAAGAGTGAG GGATGAGGCAAGTGGGGAGGTTGCCAGCCAAAAGTTCTTTATTCCGTTGCTTATGCCCAAAATACCTGGTCGCTTCTACTATCTGTTTGGGAAGCCAATAAAAACAAAGGGAAGGGAAGACATCCTGAAGGACAAACAAGTTGCAAACCAATTGTACTTGCAGGTAAAATCTGAGGTTGAACGCCAAATGTCATTCTTGATTAAGAAGCGGCAGGAGGATCCTTATAGGAGTATTGTTGATAGAACATTGTATAAGGCAATCTATGCTCCTTCACATGAAGTTCCAGCATTTGAGCCCTAA
- the LOC126717276 gene encoding uncharacterized protein LOC126717276: protein MEILEAPYFDGYEAYPRDFINWMNGMEQFFERANFADNIKVRYAKSKLIGKAQRFWENLERFRYMDYEPAITVWEDMKERLCDEYLSPYYRAKYLPRSQCGTFQVEANAMTPHPHPISCPQCTFEQSTKKLSTRKVTELTVKLMKEIQDRTAQMKQMKTQPDSIGKPKIIDHNELITTPIEENIDGDILVVENPPATPKPNVDIDVHASTSVALTSVQGNESIEEQQGEKMAPKESIMLEGAHDVKVEVVECASNQPSTVLEDLHLGEVEEVETKVLPMTHKVQEEIILIPHIDFVIPNEFDAVQFKVFLFPMLSKVISNLKQVLFVSILILQCFKTRGRVFSNQRRMMREMKENYYLILFMFASQLYFYVLGPSSLLGF from the coding sequence ATGGAAATATTAGAAGCACCTTATTTTGATGGTTATGAAGCTTATCCACGAGATTTTATCAACTGGATGAATGGGATGGAGCAATTCTTTGAGCGGGCAAATTTTGCAGATAACATAAAGGTTAGGTATGCCAAGTCGAAGTTAATAGGTAAAGCACAGAGGTTTTGGGAGAATCTTGAACGTTTCCGTTATATGGATTATGAACCTGCCATTACTGTGTGGGAAGATATGAAAGAAAGGCTTTGTGATGAGTACTTGTCACCATACTATCGAGCTAAGTATCTACCCCGATCTCAGTGTGGTACTTTTCAAGTTGAAGCAAATGCGATGACTCCTCATCCTCATCCCATATCATGTCCTCAATGCACTTTTGAACAATCTACCAAGAAATTATCTACCAGGAAAGTAACGGAATTAACTGTAAAGCTCATGAAAGAGATTCAAGACAGGACTGCTCAGATGAAGCAAATGAAGACTCAACCCGATTCAATTGGGAAACCAAAGATAATTGATCATAATGAACTTATTACTACCCCCATAGAAGAGAACATTGATGGTGATATCTTGGTCGTGGAGAATCCTCCAGCAACACCAAAGCCTAATGTTGACATAGACGTACATGCTTCGACAAGTGTTGCTTTAACAAGCGTGCAAGGAAATGAATCTATTGAAGAACAGCAAGGTGAAAAGATGGCGCCTAAAGAGAGTATTATGTTAGAGGGTGCACATGATGTGAAAGTTGAAGTTGTTGAATGTGCTTCTAATCAACCCTCCACAGTCCTTGAAGATCTACATCTTGGTGAAGTCGAAGAGGTTGAAACCAAAGTGCTTCCTATGACTCATAAGGTTCAAGAAGAGATTATACTGATTCcacacattgattttgttattccaAATGAGTTTGATGCGGTGcaattcaaggtttttcttttccctatgCTCTCTAAGGTGATTTCAAACTTGAAGCAAGTGTTGTTTGTCAGCATCCTAATCCTTCAATGCTTTAAAACTCGAGGTCGAGTTTTCTCCAACCAGAGGAGAATGATGCGGGAGATGAAagagaattattatttaatattatttatgtttgcaagtcaattgtatttttatgttttaggtcctagtagtttattgggcttttag
- the LOC126717274 gene encoding phytyl ester synthase 1, chloroplastic-like isoform X2: protein MAKDIVKHDGGPPRWFCPISCGRPLKDSPILLFLPGMDGTGLGLVLHHKALGKAFEVWCLHIPVHDRTPFEGLVKLVEETVRFEHSLSPHKPIYLVGDSFGGCLALAVASRNPAIDLVLILSNPATSFGRSQLQPLFPILEAMPDGLHSAVPYLLSSIMGDPVKMAAVNIESSFPPGQRFERLSRSLTGLLPYLSGFDDIIPRDTLLWKLKLLKSAAAYANSRLHAVKAEVLVLASGKDNMLPSRDEAERLKNSLQDCIVRHFKDNGHTLLLEDGIGLMTVIKGTCKFRRSRRHSYASDFLPPSMTELNYVCDQIIGLLRLASGSILFSTLEDGKIVKGLSGVPNEGPVILVGYHMLMGVELSSLAEGFLREKNIMVRGLAHPMLFSRTAESSSSDFSLSDWMRVFGAVPVTPSNIFKLLSTKSHVLLYPGGSREALHYKGEEYKLFWPDQQEFVRMAARFGATIVPFGVVGEDDVAELVLDYNDLMKIPVVNDLVKDANEKAIRVRDEASGEVASQKFFIPLLMPKIPGRFYYLFGKPIKTKGREDILKDKQVANQLYLQVKSEVERQMSFLIKKRQEDPYRSIVDRTLYKAIYAPSHEVPAFEP, encoded by the exons ATGGCCAAAGACATTGTTAAGCATGATGGCGGGCCCCCACGGTGGTTTTGCCCCATTTCTTGCGGACGCCCTTTGAAGGATTCTCCAATTCTTCTCTTTTTGCCAG GGATGGATGGTACTGGTTTGGGACTTGTTCTGCACCATAAAGCTCTTGGGAA GGCTTTTGAGGTCTGGTGCCTTCATATCCCTGTTCATGATCGTACACCATTTGAAG GGCTGGTAAAACTTGTAGAAGAAACTGTCAGGTTTGAGCATTCTTTATCTCCACATAAGCCAATTTATTTGGTTGGGGATTCCTTTGGAGGATGCCTAGCACTTGCTGTTGCTTCTCGTAATCCTGCCATTGACCTAGTTCTGATATTATCAAATCCAG CAACATCATTTGGCAGGTCTCAGCTGCAACCATTGTTTCCTATCTTGGAGGCTATGCCTGATGGACTCCATAGCGCAGTTCCCTATCTTCTTAGCTCTATCATGG GTGATCCAGTGAAGATGGCTGCAGTCAATATTGAAAGCAGTTTTCCTCCTGGGCAAAGATTTGAAAGGCTGTCTCGCAGCCTCACTGGGTTGTTACCATATCTTTCT GGTTTTGATGATATTATACCAAGGGACACTCTTCTTTGGAAGCTGAAGCTGCTTAAATCAGCTGCTGCTTATGCCAATTCCCGTCTCCATGCTGTTAAAGCTGAAGTTCTTGTCTTGGCTAG TGGCAAGGATAACATGCTTCCTAGTAGAGATGAAGCCGAACGACTTAAGAACTCATTACAAGATTGTATTGTTCGTCACTTCAAGGACAATGGGCATACCCTTTTATtg GAAGATGGAATTGGTTTGATGACGGTTATTAAGGGTACTTGCAAATTTCGTCGTTCAAGGAGGCATTCTTATGCCTCTGATTTTCTTCCTCCTAGTATGACAGAACTCAACTATGTCTGTGATCAAATAATCGG GTTGCTTCGCTTGGCTTCTGGTTCAATACTGTTCTCAACTTTGGAAGATGGAAagatagtgaagggtctttccGGGGTTCCAAATGAAGGTCCTGTGATATTAGTTGGTTATCACATGTTGATGGGAGTTGAACTCTCTTCACTTGCTGAAGGATTCTTAAGGGAAAAGAACATTATGGTTCGTGGCTTAGCACATCCCATGTTGTTTTCGAGGACAGCCGAGAGTTCatcttctgatttttctttaagtgATTGGATGAGAGTGTTTGGCGCAGTGCCTGTTACCCCaagcaatattttcaaattgctttcAACAAAATCACATGTGCTTCTTTATCCTGGTGGTTCACGTGAGGCTCTGCATTACAAG GGAGAagaatacaaattattttggcCTGATCAGCAGGAATTTGTGAGGATGGCAGCACGGTTTGGGGCCACCATTGTACCATTTGGAGTTGTGGGTGAAGATGATGTAGCAGAA TTGGTCCTTGATTACAACGACCTAATGAAAATCCCGGTGGTTAATGATCTTGTGAAAGATGCCAATGAAAAAGCAATAAGAGTGAG GGATGAGGCAAGTGGGGAGGTTGCCAGCCAAAAGTTCTTTATTCCGTTGCTTATGCCCAAAATACCTGGTCGCTTCTACTATCTGTTTGGGAAGCCAATAAAAACAAAGGGAAGGGAAGACATCCTGAAGGACAAACAAGTTGCAAACCAATTGTACTTGCAGGTAAAATCTGAGGTTGAACGCCAAATGTCATTCTTGATTAAGAAGCGGCAGGAGGATCCTTATAGGAGTATTGTTGATAGAACATTGTATAAGGCAATCTATGCTCCTTCACATGAAGTTCCAGCATTTGAGCCCTAA